A single Crateriforma conspicua DNA region contains:
- a CDS encoding matrixin family metalloprotease, whose product MPAPNRRRQIQSQLLESRRMLAAFGTPWPDPSSLSISFAHDGSDIHGQGNEIHSQLDALADRQEWQELALRAFQTWSYVADINVALTNDAGADFGTPGLLQNDPRFGEFRIGSIPQSGALANTLPFQVMAGTLSGDLLLNSATNFVYHDWAGGASPDPAPPESPQQFDLFSVFLHEAGNALGIEDNDLTSSVMFQNYTVPKGILTAQDIADIQALYGQRSDDYESVDNGSLLTASLIANPAGFDPAGQTIRVRGSLKDAADVDVYRYVPLSLSGDVTVTLQAREISLLQGKIELLNLTGGVLASAEADSVFDNDVSLTLGGLSAQQLAYIRVTGANGDVYSAGDYDLVIDYRSDTVQASDLVIPAYDSLAEHLWQNFDLVDDEVGATDVIADALPLPVMPGGIQSHRQEVLSSVGGTNDSGSADVDIWKVAAPATVSGAMRVYLSPIGGDAAADLKIQILDASGATVGASGRLAADGTWTLDVDQPTPGAEYFLRISVDPSSAVDVGNYVASAEFTPAFTDAHQMFSRTIQPGEDEFVRWNLRESKMYRFDLSATAASDDAGVRLTVYDAFTKEVVLVVGATAGGSRSVHAMLDSGDYILRFAAVSRGDAPVQAVDASLFVHGLSDDQDPGNGSDPDEGDSDYDPYYYYDDYDYDYDYYYYYYDPFGYDDYYSSN is encoded by the coding sequence TTGCCCGCCCCTAATCGACGACGCCAGATTCAATCACAGTTGTTGGAATCGCGTCGAATGCTTGCCGCGTTTGGAACGCCGTGGCCTGATCCATCCAGCCTGTCCATCAGTTTTGCCCACGATGGTTCGGATATTCACGGGCAAGGTAACGAAATTCATTCGCAACTTGACGCTCTGGCCGACCGCCAAGAGTGGCAGGAGTTGGCGCTGCGTGCTTTTCAAACCTGGTCATACGTCGCCGATATCAACGTCGCACTGACGAACGACGCGGGCGCCGATTTCGGAACGCCAGGACTGCTGCAAAATGATCCGCGGTTCGGTGAGTTTCGAATCGGATCGATTCCACAGTCCGGCGCCCTGGCCAACACGTTGCCCTTTCAAGTGATGGCGGGGACGCTGTCGGGTGATTTGTTGCTTAATTCCGCTACGAACTTCGTCTATCACGATTGGGCCGGCGGTGCATCGCCGGATCCCGCGCCGCCGGAATCGCCCCAACAGTTTGATCTGTTCAGCGTTTTCTTGCACGAAGCGGGCAATGCCCTGGGCATCGAGGATAATGACCTGACGTCGTCGGTCATGTTCCAAAACTACACCGTCCCCAAAGGAATTCTGACGGCCCAAGACATCGCCGACATCCAAGCATTGTATGGCCAGCGGTCCGACGACTATGAATCCGTTGACAACGGATCGTTATTGACGGCAAGCCTGATCGCGAATCCTGCCGGTTTTGATCCTGCGGGCCAGACCATCCGAGTGCGAGGAAGCTTGAAAGACGCGGCGGACGTCGACGTGTATCGGTACGTTCCCCTGTCGTTGTCTGGCGACGTGACGGTGACGCTTCAGGCTCGCGAAATCAGCTTGCTTCAAGGCAAGATTGAACTGCTGAACTTGACCGGGGGCGTTCTGGCTTCGGCCGAAGCCGATTCTGTTTTCGACAACGATGTGTCGTTGACCCTTGGCGGACTTTCCGCCCAACAACTGGCCTACATTCGCGTGACGGGAGCCAACGGCGATGTCTACAGCGCCGGTGACTATGACTTGGTCATCGACTACCGATCCGATACGGTCCAAGCATCGGACTTGGTGATACCCGCCTACGACAGTTTGGCCGAGCACCTGTGGCAAAACTTTGACCTGGTCGATGACGAAGTCGGTGCGACCGATGTGATCGCCGACGCCCTGCCCTTGCCCGTGATGCCTGGCGGGATCCAAAGTCATCGCCAGGAAGTCCTTTCGTCGGTCGGCGGTACCAATGACAGTGGTTCCGCCGACGTCGATATCTGGAAAGTGGCCGCACCGGCCACCGTCAGCGGCGCGATGCGTGTTTACCTGTCGCCGATCGGTGGCGATGCAGCGGCCGACTTGAAGATTCAAATTTTGGATGCCAGCGGTGCCACCGTCGGTGCGTCCGGACGCTTGGCGGCGGACGGAACTTGGACCTTAGATGTCGACCAGCCCACACCGGGGGCCGAGTACTTTCTGCGGATTTCGGTGGATCCCAGTTCTGCCGTGGATGTCGGCAACTATGTCGCGTCGGCCGAATTCACACCGGCGTTTACCGACGCACACCAGATGTTCTCGCGGACCATCCAACCGGGCGAAGATGAATTCGTCCGTTGGAACTTGCGTGAGTCGAAGATGTATCGCTTCGATTTGTCGGCAACGGCGGCATCTGACGATGCCGGCGTTCGACTGACCGTGTACGACGCCTTCACCAAAGAAGTTGTTTTGGTTGTCGGAGCGACCGCGGGCGGTTCACGTTCCGTTCACGCGATGTTGGATTCCGGTGACTATATCCTGCGATTTGCGGCGGTGTCACGTGGCGATGCTCCGGTGCAAGCGGTGGATGCGTCATTGTTCGTGCACGGCTTGTCTGATGATCAAGATCCCGGAAACGGATCGGATCCGGACGAAGGCGATTCGGATTACGATCCCTACTACTATTACGACGACTACGACTACGATTACGACTATTACTACTACTATTACGATCCGTTCGGGTACGACGACTATTATTCGTCCAATTGA
- a CDS encoding RNA polymerase sigma factor translates to MSFQPSDDLLVDRFRNGDERAADDLYERYAHRLIGLIASRMNERLRTRTEPEDVLQSVLRSVFMGVRSGQYNAPEGATLWNLMSVIAVRKVRNHYRAMLTQRRDAKVFSLDDPESWDDAVGDESLQLFETSFRELIEPLRADEQQIVTLRLQMHTVEEIAQIIGRSRRSVERILQNCRSRLSQQLNQADRNETTD, encoded by the coding sequence ATGTCATTCCAGCCCAGTGACGATTTACTGGTCGATCGTTTCCGAAACGGAGACGAGCGGGCGGCTGATGATTTATACGAGCGGTACGCTCACCGGCTGATCGGATTGATCGCCAGTCGGATGAATGAGCGTTTGAGGACGCGGACCGAGCCCGAAGACGTGTTGCAGTCGGTGCTCCGCAGCGTCTTCATGGGCGTCCGCTCGGGACAATACAATGCACCGGAGGGTGCGACGCTGTGGAATTTGATGTCGGTAATCGCGGTTCGTAAGGTCCGCAACCACTACCGCGCCATGCTGACGCAACGTCGCGACGCCAAGGTATTCTCGTTGGACGATCCCGAGAGCTGGGATGATGCCGTCGGCGATGAATCCTTGCAGTTGTTCGAAACCAGCTTTCGCGAACTGATCGAACCTCTCCGTGCCGACGAACAACAAATTGTGACGCTGCGTTTGCAGATGCACACGGTGGAAGAGATTGCACAGATCATCGGACGAAGTCGACGTTCCGTTGAACGGATCTTGCAAAATTGCCGCTCTCGTTTGAGCCAACAGTTAAACCAAGCGGATCGAAACGAAACGACGGACTGA
- a CDS encoding zinc metallopeptidase → MLLYFLFVLPPFLLGLYAQWRVKSNFSSMSEVPARMSGAEAARRMLDSGGLQGVPIEMVPGHLSDHYDPRGKVVRLSADVYNGRNMAALGVACHEAGHAFQDARQYAPLVIRNLAVPAASFGSGAGVWMLIGGIWLGSQPLAWIGVALFSAVVFFQLINLPVEFDASARAKQQLVDQRLIAEAELPYVSKVLNAAALTYVAATLQSVMTLAYYLFILLNRRD, encoded by the coding sequence ATGCTTCTGTATTTCCTATTCGTTTTGCCGCCGTTTCTTTTGGGTCTGTACGCCCAGTGGCGAGTCAAGTCGAACTTCAGCAGCATGAGCGAAGTTCCGGCGCGAATGAGCGGTGCCGAAGCGGCACGTCGCATGCTGGATTCCGGCGGACTGCAAGGCGTGCCGATCGAAATGGTGCCCGGTCACCTGAGCGATCATTACGATCCTCGCGGAAAAGTGGTCCGGCTGTCGGCGGATGTCTACAACGGACGCAACATGGCAGCCCTTGGCGTCGCCTGCCACGAGGCGGGGCACGCGTTTCAAGACGCCCGACAGTACGCACCATTGGTGATCCGCAATCTGGCGGTTCCCGCGGCCAGCTTCGGCAGTGGCGCCGGGGTCTGGATGCTGATCGGCGGCATCTGGTTGGGATCGCAACCACTGGCGTGGATCGGCGTCGCCCTGTTTTCGGCCGTGGTCTTTTTCCAGCTGATTAATCTGCCGGTCGAATTCGATGCCAGTGCGCGAGCGAAGCAACAGTTGGTCGACCAGCGTTTGATCGCTGAAGCAGAGTTACCGTACGTGTCGAAGGTGCTGAACGCCGCGGCACTGACCTATGTGGCGGCGACCCTGCAATCGGTCATGACACTGGCGTATTACTTGTTCATTCTTTTGAACCGTCGCGACTAG
- a CDS encoding serine/threonine-protein kinase — protein MMIEAKDTDRLEDAVAAFETDWTNDSIDRIADVLKCHSLDDDLAAATELIRVDIERRYGAGNPLDLADYRSAFPRLWRHQEFVSQIHFEDRRSRSVAGMPDDPTRYQEQTDGRIDDDNPSRRKSTVDAAASTTGPSDDLRRNLRQIGYEIDARLGRGAFSEVYLATEKHLAGRFVVLKIVRDERNESQRLATLQHTNIVPIFSVHRFDDCTVLCMPYAGSLTLQKFLTQSDTPEDRDGQSLIATLCNRSDETIQRFDAIGSPSTATVTPQPYVNDSFMTPLDWAADPTVADLPIADQSPLTRLQPMGRADLTLWLFSKIVEALVHSHARGILHSDLKPANVLIRNDGEPALLDFNLSQSFQNHGSAIAGGTLPYMSPETYRRMMGCDLAADPRADLWSVGVMMYEFLCGRLPFKPPESAAAIDLEVGVQHRRGPVVWDPSTKVPLGLRCIIEKCLAFDPADRYSDSEQLLTDLRSQASDRPLQFASEPLRGRCHKWFRRHPRAVSGGSVATLAALAALMLVPLAVRWRNQSLALEAQSQLVQFQDLSDRLLARQIVDPQRTDPSYFSDLVRPLTDRGLLAPGEPARWIQAATTRESQIQRAQVLFRHLGHAAINAVERLDDVHGTGNAAEAEVAQLQSLVDAFREAIRSAGGDPDDSRAYRFLQQDLQRFTGHDDSDVNNDSVPPEKLAYVSDDEAYLEAVRDLKDRHYSEASELLTMLADKQAIASSLRWTMLARAQRGQRQYKDALLSFTQSIERSPESPRLWYLRGRCQQSLKRFAKAESDYRRALQLDPAFVSARWSHAQCLMALGQPEKALQTLNTGLQHRPENLSLTILRSQVQRQLGNIEASKADYAKAIEGTPESFAEYLNRAKYRQDDDLEGKLADLLEAKQLRATSPEVHYQLAAVHTKLGDLDAAIASLDEVRRLNPSDERAMVDTGVLLARSQETESALQMMDAALQRPNSGRTLYQAACICSLVGDNARYQRGVSLLASAIHSGYGVDLLRTDSDLDALRLFPGFAAVGRTAELVRRTRYSNRNQGQDEQNDWDITD, from the coding sequence ATGATGATCGAAGCGAAAGATACCGACAGGCTCGAGGATGCCGTCGCAGCTTTCGAAACGGATTGGACGAACGATTCGATTGATCGAATCGCCGACGTGCTGAAATGTCACTCACTTGACGATGATCTGGCCGCCGCGACCGAACTGATCCGTGTCGATATCGAACGTCGCTACGGTGCGGGAAATCCATTGGATTTGGCCGACTATCGGTCTGCGTTTCCCCGACTTTGGCGACACCAGGAGTTCGTGTCGCAGATTCATTTCGAAGATCGGCGTTCTCGCAGCGTTGCCGGGATGCCGGATGATCCGACAAGGTATCAGGAGCAAACCGACGGTCGCATCGATGATGACAATCCGTCCCGTCGAAAAAGCACCGTCGATGCCGCGGCATCGACGACGGGACCTTCGGACGATCTTCGGCGGAACCTGCGGCAGATCGGATACGAGATCGATGCACGTTTGGGGCGTGGGGCGTTCAGCGAAGTCTATTTGGCGACGGAAAAACACCTTGCCGGTCGCTTCGTGGTGCTGAAGATCGTTCGCGACGAACGGAACGAATCTCAGCGGCTGGCAACGCTGCAGCACACGAACATTGTTCCCATCTTTTCGGTCCACCGTTTCGATGACTGTACCGTGTTGTGCATGCCCTATGCGGGAAGCTTGACGCTGCAAAAGTTCTTGACGCAGTCGGACACGCCGGAGGATCGAGATGGCCAGTCGTTGATCGCGACGCTGTGCAATCGCAGTGACGAAACGATTCAGCGATTCGATGCGATCGGGTCTCCTTCGACCGCGACGGTCACGCCACAGCCGTATGTGAACGATTCGTTCATGACGCCCCTGGATTGGGCCGCCGATCCCACGGTGGCCGACCTGCCGATCGCCGACCAGTCACCGCTAACTCGGCTGCAGCCGATGGGGCGAGCGGACTTAACATTGTGGCTGTTTTCCAAGATTGTCGAAGCACTCGTTCACTCGCATGCCCGCGGGATTTTGCACAGCGATCTGAAGCCCGCCAATGTGTTGATCCGAAACGACGGCGAACCGGCGTTGCTGGACTTCAACCTTTCCCAGTCGTTTCAAAATCATGGCTCTGCGATTGCCGGTGGTACCCTGCCCTACATGTCACCGGAAACCTATCGGCGGATGATGGGTTGCGATCTGGCCGCGGATCCTCGTGCCGATTTGTGGTCGGTCGGCGTGATGATGTACGAGTTTCTGTGTGGGCGTTTGCCGTTCAAGCCGCCGGAGTCGGCCGCCGCGATCGATTTGGAAGTCGGCGTGCAGCATCGCCGCGGTCCGGTGGTCTGGGATCCGTCGACCAAGGTCCCGCTGGGGCTGCGTTGCATCATTGAAAAATGCTTGGCGTTTGATCCGGCTGATCGCTACAGCGACAGCGAACAGTTGCTGACCGACCTGCGATCCCAAGCATCGGATCGTCCACTGCAGTTCGCAAGTGAACCCTTGCGTGGACGCTGTCACAAATGGTTTCGCCGGCATCCCAGGGCCGTTTCGGGCGGCTCGGTTGCGACCTTGGCCGCGCTGGCGGCGTTGATGTTGGTTCCCTTGGCCGTTCGGTGGCGAAACCAATCGTTGGCTCTTGAGGCACAGTCGCAGTTGGTTCAGTTTCAAGATTTGTCTGATCGCTTGCTGGCCAGACAAATCGTGGACCCACAACGGACCGATCCGAGCTACTTCAGCGATCTGGTGCGTCCGCTGACCGACCGTGGCTTATTGGCACCCGGAGAACCCGCGCGATGGATCCAAGCGGCAACCACGCGGGAGAGTCAGATTCAACGAGCTCAAGTGCTGTTCCGGCATCTCGGGCATGCGGCGATCAATGCGGTGGAACGGTTGGACGATGTCCATGGCACCGGCAACGCCGCCGAGGCCGAGGTTGCCCAATTGCAGTCGCTGGTCGATGCATTTCGAGAAGCCATTCGGTCGGCCGGCGGTGATCCAGATGATTCGCGCGCGTACCGCTTTTTACAGCAAGACCTGCAGCGATTCACGGGCCATGATGATTCCGACGTTAACAACGATTCCGTCCCGCCGGAAAAGCTGGCGTACGTCAGCGACGACGAAGCGTACTTGGAGGCAGTGCGAGACTTAAAGGACCGACACTACAGTGAGGCATCCGAATTACTGACGATGCTTGCGGACAAACAGGCCATCGCATCGTCGTTGCGCTGGACCATGCTTGCGCGGGCCCAGCGAGGGCAACGCCAATACAAAGACGCATTGCTGTCGTTCACGCAATCCATCGAGCGGTCACCAGAGTCACCGCGTTTGTGGTACTTGCGTGGCCGATGCCAACAAAGTCTGAAAAGATTTGCCAAAGCCGAATCGGACTATCGCCGTGCGTTGCAGCTGGATCCGGCGTTTGTATCGGCGCGCTGGTCACACGCGCAGTGTCTGATGGCTTTGGGCCAGCCCGAAAAGGCTTTGCAGACACTCAATACAGGACTTCAGCATCGTCCCGAGAATTTGTCGCTGACGATCCTGCGAAGCCAAGTTCAACGTCAACTTGGAAACATCGAGGCGTCCAAAGCCGACTACGCCAAGGCAATCGAGGGGACGCCGGAGAGTTTTGCGGAGTACCTGAATCGAGCCAAATATCGCCAAGACGACGATCTGGAAGGCAAGTTGGCGGATTTGCTGGAGGCCAAGCAGTTGCGCGCGACTTCACCGGAGGTGCATTACCAGTTGGCAGCGGTCCATACAAAGCTGGGGGATTTGGATGCCGCCATCGCATCTTTGGACGAAGTCCGCCGGCTGAACCCCAGCGATGAACGTGCGATGGTCGATACCGGCGTCTTGTTGGCACGCTCGCAAGAAACCGAGTCGGCGCTGCAGATGATGGATGCCGCCCTGCAGCGGCCCAACAGTGGGCGAACGCTGTACCAGGCCGCGTGTATCTGTTCCCTGGTCGGTGACAACGCACGTTATCAGCGAGGCGTGTCGCTACTGGCCAGTGCAATTCACTCCGGCTATGGCGTGGACTTGCTTCGCACAGATTCCGACTTGGACGCCCTGCGACTTTTTCCTGGCTTTGCGGCCGTGGGGCGGACGGCCGAATTGGTACGTCGGACTCGATACAGCAATCGGAATCAGGGGCAAGACGAACAGAATGATTGGGATATCACCGACTAG
- a CDS encoding sensor domain-containing diguanylate cyclase: MAMWTATVLLMLRMCGVIGDRTAETIRQRSEMSEMVAVTCSQFASRDQTDAIAVTLAALVQRDSDVLSAACVADNGEVIAETEGHPKRWLADSDNESGATQIKVPVYQGDGHFADVQVTFRPLVAQGWLGFFGLRSVQVTLLATLGNLLGFLLLLRRCFRHLDPSRAVPERVRTALDTMAEGIVVADMDGRIRMANQPFAEFCDSVVNELIGKDIDDLPWVIKDDAKFTQLLDAMASGGRQSADLLRLSPNDSEERILQPNASRIIEGEQCHGYMISLADVTSLEQKNQQLEYLATRDPMTGCLNRRSFFEQMETHWSGAARHGHSIGCMMVDVDHFKSINDNFGHAVGDEVLVAVSSALLEMARGSDLVCRYGGEEFCVAMPFETIEGAKMAAQRYREAIESLAFDQLSVTASLGVSSNALGADSVETMLDQADQALYHSKRSGRNRVTTFAELPEETELPAGENDNHHQEAPGTAEAISGENQVDPVDAESSLLESVQMLVRDLQAEGQSQVPLQRLQGVLADRPPASNQVDTSVAQSGVH; this comes from the coding sequence ATGGCGATGTGGACCGCGACGGTCCTTTTGATGCTGCGGATGTGCGGTGTTATCGGCGACCGAACCGCAGAAACCATACGACAACGTTCCGAAATGTCGGAGATGGTGGCGGTGACATGTTCGCAGTTTGCCAGCCGAGACCAGACCGATGCGATCGCGGTCACGCTAGCGGCGTTGGTCCAGCGTGATTCGGACGTTTTGTCGGCCGCCTGTGTTGCCGACAATGGCGAAGTGATTGCAGAAACCGAGGGCCATCCAAAACGTTGGTTGGCCGACAGTGATAATGAATCCGGCGCGACGCAGATCAAAGTTCCCGTCTATCAAGGCGACGGGCACTTTGCCGATGTGCAGGTCACGTTTCGGCCCCTGGTCGCCCAAGGTTGGCTGGGCTTCTTTGGTTTGCGGTCGGTTCAGGTGACGCTGCTTGCAACGCTGGGGAATCTGCTGGGCTTCCTGCTTCTACTGCGTCGATGTTTTCGGCATTTGGATCCATCGCGGGCGGTCCCCGAACGAGTCCGCACGGCACTGGACACGATGGCCGAAGGAATTGTCGTTGCGGATATGGATGGTCGCATCCGCATGGCCAATCAACCGTTTGCCGAATTTTGCGACTCGGTGGTCAACGAGCTTATCGGGAAAGACATCGATGATCTTCCTTGGGTCATCAAAGACGACGCCAAGTTCACCCAATTGTTGGATGCCATGGCATCGGGAGGCCGCCAAAGTGCCGACTTGTTGCGGCTTTCGCCCAACGATTCGGAAGAACGCATCTTGCAGCCCAACGCCAGTCGTATCATCGAAGGCGAACAGTGTCATGGTTACATGATCTCGCTGGCCGATGTCACCAGTCTGGAACAGAAGAATCAGCAACTGGAATACTTGGCGACTCGTGATCCGATGACCGGCTGTTTGAATCGGCGATCCTTTTTTGAACAGATGGAAACGCACTGGTCCGGTGCCGCGCGACATGGCCATTCGATCGGATGCATGATGGTCGACGTTGATCACTTCAAATCGATCAACGACAACTTTGGGCATGCCGTGGGTGACGAAGTCTTGGTTGCGGTTTCATCCGCGTTGCTGGAAATGGCACGCGGTTCGGATTTGGTCTGCCGATACGGCGGTGAAGAATTTTGTGTCGCGATGCCTTTCGAGACGATCGAAGGAGCAAAGATGGCCGCACAGCGTTATCGCGAAGCCATCGAATCGCTGGCATTCGACCAGTTGTCGGTGACCGCAAGCCTGGGAGTGTCCAGCAATGCATTGGGAGCTGATTCGGTGGAAACGATGCTGGATCAAGCCGACCAGGCGCTCTACCACTCCAAACGCTCGGGCCGCAATCGTGTGACCACCTTCGCCGAACTTCCCGAAGAAACGGAATTGCCGGCGGGTGAAAACGACAACCACCACCAGGAGGCACCAGGGACGGCGGAGGCAATCTCGGGCGAGAATCAAGTCGACCCCGTGGATGCCGAATCGAGCTTGCTTGAGTCCGTTCAGATGCTTGTCCGCGACCTACAGGCGGAAGGCCAATCCCAGGTGCCGCTGCAACGCTTGCAGGGTGTTTTGGCAGACCGCCCCCCCGCGTCAAACCAAGTGGACACGTCCGTTGCCCAGTCGGGCGTTCACTGA
- a CDS encoding tetratricopeptide repeat-containing sulfotransferase family protein, producing MHSSPGSLHHDDHSLLIAALASLADGDLATAETMLIRSVDCQPNQAMGWLMLARIYRDQGNADRAIAYFERGLLLDPEHGDAAIDLARLYVGRRQVSAAISTLRPALARHPRSAALNETFAALLLRRAAWLRRLRRINAATELSKKALRHLRTAVQSRPTAELWARIGTGELRRENFAAARQAFESALALNPDFRPAATRLATLDVDQGNIDEARSQFDRLVQQADSSALAHFRYSRIRKFKPNDQSIRYLAELRRRLAKAEQPAEQTQWLFTIAKVCDDCGDFDQAWDAYRQANRIKMRRMRPDESGRMAGIVDDAIAAFDADTLQRFAGIGHLSQQPIFIVGMPRSGTTLTEQILSCHSLIDGAGELKDLERLRCRMFRAWHQRMQSTGSFRGPVRAVKYHNGLPYAQAKDFKQLQNDYLEQLSGHQIDGHYVTDKMPTNFMHLGLVAICFPNARIIHCRRDPMDILASSMCQNLTPPFCDPETLADYYVQYCRMMDHWRRVIPNRFVEVDYEKLVSDSENQIRRVFTELEIPFQDACLRFHENGRSVHTPSKFQVRQPMYGTSIGKWKRFERQLKPIAERLQQASTD from the coding sequence TTGCATTCATCTCCGGGATCGCTGCACCACGACGATCATTCGTTGTTGATCGCTGCATTGGCATCGTTGGCCGATGGTGATCTGGCGACGGCCGAAACGATGCTGATTCGCTCCGTCGATTGCCAACCCAACCAAGCAATGGGCTGGTTGATGCTGGCGCGGATCTACCGCGATCAGGGGAATGCCGATCGTGCGATTGCATACTTCGAACGGGGCCTACTACTGGATCCCGAACACGGCGATGCCGCCATCGATCTGGCGCGGCTGTATGTCGGGCGGCGGCAGGTTTCGGCGGCCATTTCGACGTTGCGTCCCGCCCTGGCGCGGCATCCACGTTCCGCCGCATTGAACGAGACGTTTGCGGCGTTGCTGCTGCGACGTGCGGCATGGCTTCGCCGTTTGCGTCGGATCAATGCTGCAACAGAATTGTCGAAGAAGGCACTGCGGCATCTGCGGACTGCTGTTCAGTCACGTCCCACCGCCGAGTTGTGGGCACGGATCGGAACTGGTGAATTGAGGCGAGAGAACTTCGCCGCCGCACGTCAAGCATTCGAATCAGCATTGGCACTTAACCCGGATTTTCGACCGGCGGCGACGCGTTTGGCAACCTTGGACGTTGATCAAGGCAACATCGACGAAGCACGAAGCCAGTTTGATCGGCTGGTGCAGCAAGCCGATTCGTCGGCGTTGGCACACTTTCGGTATTCTCGAATTCGAAAATTCAAACCAAACGATCAATCGATTCGCTATCTAGCCGAGCTGCGTCGGCGTTTGGCAAAAGCAGAACAGCCGGCGGAACAAACCCAGTGGCTGTTTACCATCGCGAAAGTTTGCGATGACTGCGGTGATTTTGATCAGGCTTGGGACGCTTATCGACAAGCCAACCGGATCAAAATGCGTCGGATGCGTCCCGATGAATCAGGACGTATGGCCGGCATCGTTGATGATGCCATCGCGGCGTTTGATGCGGATACGTTGCAACGTTTTGCTGGGATCGGACACCTTTCTCAGCAGCCGATCTTTATCGTCGGGATGCCAAGATCCGGGACCACCCTGACCGAGCAAATCCTCAGCTGCCATTCGCTGATCGATGGCGCGGGCGAATTGAAAGATCTGGAAAGACTGCGTTGCCGAATGTTTCGAGCTTGGCACCAGCGAATGCAGTCAACGGGCTCGTTCCGCGGCCCGGTTCGTGCGGTCAAGTATCACAACGGGTTGCCCTATGCCCAGGCGAAGGACTTCAAGCAGCTTCAGAACGACTACTTGGAACAACTGTCGGGTCACCAAATCGATGGTCATTATGTGACCGACAAAATGCCGACCAATTTCATGCATCTCGGTCTGGTCGCCATCTGTTTTCCAAACGCACGCATCATCCACTGTCGGCGAGATCCGATGGACATTCTGGCTTCATCGATGTGCCAAAATCTAACGCCGCCATTTTGCGATCCAGAAACCTTGGCCGATTACTACGTCCAGTATTGCCGGATGATGGACCATTGGCGTCGGGTCATTCCCAACCGATTCGTCGAAGTCGACTACGAGAAACTGGTTTCGGACAGCGAAAATCAGATTCGGCGTGTGTTCACCGAACTTGAAATCCCTTTCCAAGACGCTTGTTTACGATTTCATGAAAATGGCCGATCGGTGCACACGCCGAGCAAATTTCAGGTGCGCCAACCGATGTACGGAACATCGATTGGCAAATGGAAACGCTTTGAACGTCAATTGAAGCCGATCGCCGAACGTCTTCAGCAGGCATCGACGGATTGA